In a single window of the Bacillus clarus genome:
- a CDS encoding FAD-binding oxidoreductase — translation MKHTKLTGRIVVPSDPDYDIARINLNLSIPKLPCIIVFCQNNNDVCNALKWAREHHVPFRLRSGRHSYENFSLVNSGLIIDVSEMNRIAVNTDRLTAKIQAGANLGTVYKELWKYGVTIPAGTSASVGIIGLTLGGGIGMLSRLFGLTCDQLIEIEMVQATGKTGAKIIRANETENPHLFWASCGGGGGNFGIVTSLTFRVHPIKNVSIFSLTWKWDDFITAFQAWQNWAPYTDERLTSSIELFSKEQNKIEAQGEFIGPPSELHKLLSPLLDAGNPSLFIDEVPYIEAVQFFNSGNVPEKFKRSGSYIYKPLPLKGIQILRHFLAHAPNPAASIWHQSLVGAVENIAPSETAYFHRKAIIAQEYITSWKCDNEEQRNIRWVKDLRESLDPYTLGDYVNWPDIDIKNWQTSYYGSNFQKLRKVKTAYDPCNVFRFAQSIPPFHI, via the coding sequence TTGAAACACACAAAATTAACTGGTCGTATCGTCGTTCCTTCAGATCCTGACTATGACATAGCTCGAATCAACTTAAATTTAAGTATTCCAAAACTTCCTTGTATTATTGTTTTTTGTCAAAACAATAACGATGTGTGTAACGCCTTAAAATGGGCACGGGAGCATCACGTACCATTTCGTTTAAGAAGTGGTCGTCATAGTTATGAAAATTTCTCTCTTGTAAACAGTGGTCTTATTATTGATGTAAGTGAAATGAATCGAATTGCCGTTAATACAGATCGCTTAACAGCAAAAATCCAAGCTGGCGCAAATCTTGGTACTGTCTACAAAGAACTTTGGAAATACGGTGTTACAATACCTGCTGGTACAAGTGCGAGTGTTGGAATTATTGGATTAACACTTGGTGGTGGAATTGGTATGCTTTCACGTTTATTTGGATTAACGTGTGACCAATTAATAGAAATAGAAATGGTACAAGCAACTGGGAAGACAGGCGCAAAAATTATTCGTGCGAATGAAACAGAAAATCCTCATCTATTCTGGGCTTCCTGTGGTGGTGGTGGTGGGAATTTCGGAATTGTTACCTCATTAACATTTCGCGTTCATCCGATTAAAAACGTCTCAATTTTCTCACTTACATGGAAATGGGACGACTTTATTACAGCATTTCAAGCTTGGCAAAACTGGGCACCATATACCGATGAACGTCTCACTTCATCCATTGAATTATTTTCCAAAGAGCAAAACAAAATTGAAGCACAAGGTGAATTTATTGGCCCTCCATCTGAACTCCATAAACTACTTTCCCCTCTTCTTGACGCCGGTAACCCGTCTCTTTTCATAGATGAAGTTCCTTATATAGAAGCAGTCCAATTTTTTAACAGTGGTAATGTGCCCGAGAAATTCAAACGCTCCGGTTCCTATATATACAAGCCCCTTCCTCTTAAAGGAATTCAAATCTTAAGGCACTTTCTCGCTCACGCACCAAATCCGGCAGCTAGTATTTGGCATCAGTCACTTGTCGGTGCTGTAGAAAACATCGCTCCTAGTGAAACAGCTTATTTCCATCGAAAAGCCATCATTGCTCAAGAATACATTACATCTTGGAAATGTGATAATGAAGAACAACGAAATATACGATGGGTGAAAGATTTAAGAGAAAGTCTTGATCCTTATACATTAGGAGACTACGTCAATTGGCCCGACATTGATATAAAAAATTGGCAAACTAGTTATTATGGATCGAACTTTCAAAAACTACGTAAAGTAAAAACAGCTTATGATCCATGCAATGTTTTTCGTTTCGCCCAAAGCATACCGCCCTTTCACATATAG
- a CDS encoding PTS transporter subunit IIBC, which translates to MKITSFDFWQKFGKALLVVVAVMPAAGLMISIGKLIGMSAGDINAVHTIARVMEDIGWAIITNLHILFAVAIGGSWAKDRAGGAFAALLAFVLTNRITGAIFGVNAQMLADSKAEVSSLLAGDLLVKDYFTSVLGAPALNMGVFVGIITGFLGATLYNKYYNYNKLPQALAFFNGKRFVPFVVIVWSTVTAIVLSLLWPFIQSGLNEFGRWIAASKDSAPVVAPFVYGTLERLLLPFGLHHMLTIPMNYTELGGTYTMLTGSKVGQIVAGQDPLWLAWITDLNNLLANGDTKAYNDLLNNVVPARFKAGQVIGSTAALIGIAFAMFRNVDKDKRAKYKPMFLSAALAVFLTGVTEPIEFMFMFIAPVLYIVYAITTGLAFALADLIDLRVHAFGFIELITRTPMMVNAGLMRDLINFVIVSLVFFGLNFTLFNFLIKKFNLPTPGRAGNYIDNEDESSEGTGNVQDGSLATKVIDLLGGKDNIADVDACMTRLRVTVKDLNVVAPEAQWKQNGALGLIVKDKGVQAVYGPKADVLKSDIQDMLGA; encoded by the coding sequence ATGAAAATTACGTCTTTTGATTTTTGGCAGAAGTTCGGAAAAGCATTATTAGTTGTTGTAGCTGTTATGCCAGCAGCTGGTTTAATGATTTCCATCGGTAAGCTCATCGGTATGTCTGCTGGGGATATTAACGCAGTTCATACAATCGCTAGAGTAATGGAAGACATCGGCTGGGCGATTATTACAAATCTACATATTTTATTTGCAGTAGCAATTGGGGGATCTTGGGCGAAAGACCGCGCAGGTGGTGCGTTTGCAGCACTATTAGCATTCGTCTTAACGAACCGAATCACAGGAGCTATATTTGGCGTAAACGCTCAAATGTTAGCGGATTCAAAAGCGGAAGTTTCTTCATTATTAGCAGGAGATTTACTTGTAAAAGATTATTTTACTTCTGTACTAGGTGCACCAGCACTAAACATGGGAGTTTTCGTAGGGATTATCACAGGTTTCTTAGGAGCTACTTTATATAACAAATACTACAATTATAATAAATTGCCACAAGCGTTGGCATTCTTTAACGGAAAACGATTTGTTCCATTCGTTGTAATTGTTTGGTCTACAGTCACTGCGATTGTATTATCACTTTTATGGCCATTTATCCAAAGCGGATTAAATGAATTTGGACGCTGGATTGCAGCTTCTAAAGACAGTGCACCAGTTGTTGCACCATTTGTATATGGAACATTAGAGCGTTTATTATTACCATTCGGATTACATCATATGTTAACGATTCCGATGAACTATACGGAACTTGGTGGAACATATACGATGTTAACTGGATCAAAAGTTGGTCAAATTGTTGCAGGACAAGATCCATTATGGCTTGCATGGATTACAGATTTAAATAACTTATTAGCAAATGGTGACACAAAAGCGTATAACGATTTATTAAACAATGTTGTACCAGCTCGTTTCAAAGCAGGACAAGTTATCGGTTCAACAGCAGCTTTAATTGGTATCGCATTCGCGATGTTCCGAAATGTTGATAAAGACAAACGTGCAAAATATAAACCAATGTTCTTATCAGCTGCATTAGCAGTATTTTTAACAGGTGTAACAGAACCAATTGAATTCATGTTCATGTTTATTGCACCAGTACTATATATTGTATATGCAATTACAACGGGGCTTGCATTCGCATTAGCGGATTTAATTGACTTACGTGTTCATGCATTTGGATTTATTGAATTAATTACACGTACACCAATGATGGTCAATGCGGGATTAATGAGAGACTTAATTAACTTTGTCATCGTTTCATTAGTATTCTTTGGTCTTAACTTTACACTATTTAATTTCTTAATTAAAAAATTCAATTTACCAACACCAGGTCGTGCAGGTAACTATATTGATAATGAAGATGAGTCATCAGAAGGAACAGGAAATGTACAAGATGGTTCATTAGCAACAAAGGTTATTGATTTATTAGGCGGGAAAGATAATATTGCTGACGTAGATGCTTGTATGACACGCTTACGTGTAACAGTAAAAGATTTAAATGTAGTTGCACCAGAAGCACAGTGGAAACAAAACGGTGCTTTAGGCCTTATTGTAAAGGATAAAGGTGTACAAGCTGTATATGGTCCAAAAGCGGACGTATTAAAATCAGACATTCAAGATATGTTAGGTGCGTAA
- a CDS encoding glycoside hydrolase family 13 protein, with product MKKTWWKEAVAYQIYPRSFMDSNGDGIGDLQGIIAKLDYLKDLGIDVIWICPMYKSPNDDNGYDISDYQDIMDEFGTMADFDELLDEVHKRDMKLIIDLVINHTSDEHPWFIESRSSKDNPKRDWYIWRDAKNGEEPNNWESIFSGSAWEYDEVTDQYYLHLFSRKQPDLNWENKEVREVLYDTVNWWLDKGIDGFRVDAISHIKKEDGLQDMLNPEGLKYVPSFDKHMNVDGIQPLLEELKENTFAKYDIMTVGEANGVKIEDADLWVGEENGKFNMVFQFEHLSLWDAEKKKELDVVELKKVLTKWQKGLENKGWNALYIENHDKPRIVSTWGDDKQYWRESATALGAMYFFMHGTPFIYQGQEIGMTNVQFPNIEDYDDVAIKNLYRQKIAEGVSHQEMMEIIWASCRDNSRTPMQWNDETNAGFTTGTPWFGMNPNYKEINVEKQKNEADSIFNFYKKMIALKKEYDVFNYGTYDLILEDDPQIYAYTRTLQDEKIIVISNISNQEAVYNEDVFALERKRLLLNNYEVLEHEKLTGITLKPYETRVYRIS from the coding sequence ATGAAGAAAACATGGTGGAAAGAAGCTGTCGCTTATCAAATTTATCCGCGTAGTTTTATGGATTCTAATGGTGATGGTATCGGTGATTTACAAGGAATTATTGCGAAACTGGATTATTTAAAGGATCTTGGTATAGATGTTATTTGGATTTGTCCAATGTACAAATCGCCTAATGATGATAATGGTTACGATATTAGCGATTATCAAGATATTATGGACGAATTTGGTACAATGGCTGATTTTGATGAGTTATTAGATGAAGTGCATAAGCGCGATATGAAGTTAATTATTGATTTAGTTATTAATCATACAAGTGATGAGCATCCATGGTTTATTGAATCACGTTCTTCTAAAGATAATCCGAAACGTGATTGGTACATTTGGCGCGATGCTAAAAATGGTGAAGAACCAAATAACTGGGAAAGTATTTTCAGTGGCTCTGCATGGGAATATGATGAAGTGACAGATCAATACTATTTACATTTATTCTCGCGTAAACAACCAGATTTAAATTGGGAGAATAAAGAAGTTCGTGAAGTACTATATGATACAGTTAATTGGTGGCTAGATAAAGGTATCGATGGCTTCCGTGTTGATGCAATTAGTCACATTAAGAAAGAAGATGGATTACAGGATATGCTGAATCCAGAAGGACTAAAGTATGTACCATCTTTTGATAAACATATGAATGTAGATGGTATTCAGCCACTATTGGAAGAGTTAAAAGAAAACACATTTGCTAAATACGATATTATGACTGTTGGAGAAGCGAATGGTGTGAAAATTGAAGATGCCGATCTTTGGGTTGGAGAAGAGAACGGTAAATTTAATATGGTATTTCAGTTTGAACATTTAAGCTTATGGGATGCAGAAAAGAAGAAAGAGCTTGATGTTGTTGAACTAAAAAAAGTGTTAACGAAGTGGCAAAAAGGATTGGAAAATAAGGGATGGAATGCATTATATATTGAGAATCATGATAAACCACGTATTGTTTCTACTTGGGGCGATGATAAACAATATTGGCGTGAAAGTGCAACAGCTCTAGGAGCAATGTATTTCTTTATGCATGGAACACCGTTTATTTATCAAGGGCAAGAAATTGGTATGACGAATGTCCAATTCCCGAATATTGAAGATTATGATGACGTAGCTATTAAAAATCTATATCGTCAGAAAATTGCAGAAGGCGTGTCGCATCAAGAAATGATGGAAATTATATGGGCATCTTGTCGTGATAATTCACGTACACCTATGCAGTGGAATGACGAGACTAATGCTGGCTTCACAACGGGAACACCGTGGTTTGGTATGAATCCAAATTACAAGGAAATTAATGTTGAAAAGCAGAAAAATGAAGCTGATTCTATTTTCAATTTCTATAAGAAGATGATTGCCCTGAAAAAAGAGTACGATGTATTTAATTATGGTACGTATGATTTAATTTTAGAAGATGATCCGCAAATTTACGCATATACACGTACATTGCAGGATGAAAAAATAATTGTAATTAGCAACATTTCGAACCAGGAAGCTGTATATAATGAGGATGTATTCGCATTAGAACGCAAACGTTTGCTTTTAAATAACTATGAAGTGTTAGAACATGAAAAACTTACTGGAATAACGCTGAAGCCTTATGAAACAAGGGTTTATCGTATTTCATAA